One Chryseobacterium indoltheticum DNA segment encodes these proteins:
- a CDS encoding GIY-YIG nuclease family protein has product MKIYYVYIVKCSDNSYYTGVTNDLERRINEHNDGFKPESYTYKRRPVELVFYYEFNDINQAIDFEKQVKGWSRKKKEAIINDNWDLLSELSKNRMKK; this is encoded by the coding sequence ATGAAAATCTATTATGTTTATATTGTGAAATGTTCTGATAACTCTTATTACACGGGAGTTACCAATGATTTGGAACGAAGAATAAATGAACATAATGATGGTTTTAAACCTGAAAGTTACACCTATAAAAGAAGACCTGTAGAATTGGTTTTTTATTATGAGTTTAATGATATTAATCAAGCCATAGATTTTGAGAAACAAGTCAAAGGCTGGAGCAGAAAAAAGAAAGAAGCAATAATAAATGATAATTGGGATTTACTTTCTGAATTGTCAAAAAATCGAATGAAAAAGTGA
- the murC gene encoding UDP-N-acetylmuramate--L-alanine ligase, translating into MNNLETYQNFYFVGIGGIGMSALARYFHASGKNVLGYDKTNTKLTTALMNEGIDIVFEDVIDEKITSLQKENTLIIYTPAIKKLEILDYFNENQFEVLKRAKVLGLITENTDCIAVAGTHGKTTTSTLVSHLCKEADLPFSCFLGGISENFKSNFLYNGSQYSVVEADEYDRSFLNLSPDWAVITSTDADHLDIYGDKNTIEEGFRQFAALVPEDKQLFVRKGIEIGRSHKTYAVNEEADYYSDNLRMDHDKIYFDFHTPANDCHSELVEEFVWDVPGIHNVENATVALAILHNLGVDFEILKKAIANFKGIKRRYTKHIYPSGKIYIDDYAHHPTEINAVVGSIRTFYPEKKLLVVFQPHLFSRTRDFVDGFAESLNNSDELILLDIYPARELQENFEGITSDWLSEKVSLDKKEVSNLSDAFNKIKEKEFDILLTVGAGNIDTLYDPICDWMNKM; encoded by the coding sequence ATGAACAATTTAGAAACATATCAAAATTTTTACTTCGTTGGAATCGGAGGAATCGGAATGAGTGCTTTGGCGCGCTATTTCCATGCTTCGGGCAAGAATGTTTTGGGCTATGATAAAACCAACACCAAATTGACGACAGCGTTAATGAACGAAGGAATTGATATTGTTTTTGAAGATGTGATTGATGAAAAAATTACTTCGCTTCAGAAAGAAAATACATTGATAATCTACACTCCGGCAATCAAAAAGCTTGAGATTTTAGATTATTTTAATGAAAATCAGTTTGAAGTTTTAAAGCGTGCAAAAGTTTTAGGTTTAATTACAGAAAACACAGATTGCATCGCTGTTGCGGGAACACATGGAAAGACCACAACTTCTACTTTGGTTTCGCATTTGTGCAAAGAAGCAGATTTACCTTTCTCATGTTTCTTAGGTGGAATTTCTGAGAATTTTAAATCAAATTTTCTATATAACGGTTCGCAATATTCTGTGGTTGAAGCCGATGAATACGACAGAAGTTTCCTCAACCTTTCTCCGGATTGGGCAGTGATTACTTCTACAGATGCCGATCATTTGGATATTTATGGAGATAAAAATACGATTGAAGAAGGCTTTAGACAATTTGCAGCTTTAGTTCCTGAAGACAAACAGCTTTTTGTAAGAAAAGGTATTGAAATCGGGAGATCGCATAAAACCTATGCTGTAAACGAAGAAGCAGATTATTATTCGGATAATCTTCGTATGGATCATGATAAAATCTACTTCGATTTTCATACGCCAGCAAATGATTGTCACTCTGAGCTTGTCGAAGAGTTTGTGTGGGATGTTCCGGGAATTCATAATGTTGAAAATGCAACGGTTGCGCTGGCTATTCTTCACAATCTGGGAGTTGATTTTGAAATCTTAAAGAAAGCAATTGCCAATTTTAAAGGAATTAAGAGAAGATATACAAAACATATTTATCCGAGTGGTAAAATTTATATTGACGATTACGCACATCATCCGACGGAAATCAATGCTGTTGTAGGTTCAATAAGAACATTTTATCCGGAAAAAAAACTTTTGGTTGTTTTTCAGCCGCACTTATTCAGCCGCACGAGGGATTTTGTGGATGGATTTGCTGAAAGTTTAAATAATTCTGATGAATTGATCTTGCTCGACATTTATCCGGCAAGAGAACTTCAGGAAAATTTTGAAGGAATTACTTCAGATTGGTTATCAGAGAAAGTAAGTTTAGATAAAAAAGAAGTGTCAAACTTATCTGATGCTTTCAACAAAATAAAAGAAAAGGAATTTGACATTTTGCTTACAGTCGGCGCAGGAAACATAGATACACTGTATGACCCGATTTGTGACTGGATGAATAAAATGTAA
- a CDS encoding UDP-N-acetylmuramoyl-L-alanyl-D-glutamate--2,6-diaminopimelate ligase translates to MQLIELLKRIPVLEIHGKNDREVSALVFDSRKVTEDSLYVAVKGTVADGHSFITSSIEKGAKTIVCEELPENLDQNITYIKVKDSSKTLGQLASNFYGNPSEKLKLIGVTGTNGKTSVSTLLFDVFKNLGYNSALLSTVEIRVGDEIIPATHTTPDVITINQILAKAVESGCEFAFMEVSSHGISQNRTEGLHFKIAGFTNLTHDHLDYHKTFDEYLKTKKRFFDELNDDAIAITNVDDKNGNVMLQNTKAKKKSYALKTMADYHGRTLEVDFNGMLLNFNGKEFWTTLTGKFNVYNLLLVFGIASELGFQQEEILQAISILKRVSGRFETFKSDGGIFFIVDYAHTPDALENVLDSVNDIRTKNERLITVFGCGGDRDHSKRPEMGNIATKKSTLAIITSDNPRTEDPAVIIKEIEAGVEPQNFSKYTSIPDRREAIKMAIKFAEPKDIIVVAGKGHENYQEINGVKHHFDDKEVINELWKLMSK, encoded by the coding sequence ATGCAATTAATTGAATTATTAAAAAGAATTCCAGTTTTAGAAATCCACGGTAAAAACGATCGTGAAGTTTCTGCTTTGGTTTTCGACAGCAGAAAGGTTACCGAAGATTCACTTTACGTTGCTGTAAAAGGAACGGTTGCAGATGGACATTCATTTATTACATCGTCTATTGAAAAAGGCGCAAAAACCATTGTTTGCGAAGAATTACCGGAAAATTTAGATCAAAATATCACCTACATCAAAGTAAAAGATTCATCTAAAACTTTAGGCCAATTGGCTTCTAATTTCTATGGGAATCCTTCTGAAAAATTAAAGTTAATAGGAGTTACCGGCACCAACGGAAAGACCTCAGTTTCTACTTTGCTTTTTGATGTGTTTAAAAATTTAGGCTATAATTCAGCGTTGCTTTCTACAGTTGAAATAAGAGTTGGGGATGAAATAATTCCTGCAACACATACAACTCCGGATGTAATTACGATCAATCAGATCTTAGCTAAAGCGGTAGAATCAGGTTGCGAATTTGCATTTATGGAAGTGAGTTCACACGGAATTTCTCAAAATAGAACTGAAGGTTTACATTTCAAAATTGCAGGATTTACGAATCTTACACACGATCATCTTGATTATCATAAAACGTTTGATGAATATTTAAAAACGAAAAAAAGGTTTTTTGATGAGTTGAATGATGACGCTATTGCAATCACAAATGTTGATGATAAAAACGGCAATGTGATGCTGCAAAATACCAAAGCAAAGAAAAAATCTTATGCTTTGAAAACAATGGCAGATTATCACGGAAGAACTTTAGAAGTTGATTTTAACGGAATGCTGTTAAATTTCAATGGAAAAGAATTCTGGACAACCTTAACAGGGAAGTTCAATGTCTACAATTTGCTTTTGGTCTTCGGAATTGCTTCTGAATTAGGCTTCCAGCAGGAAGAAATTCTTCAGGCAATCAGTATTTTGAAAAGAGTTTCGGGAAGATTTGAAACGTTCAAATCTGATGGTGGAATTTTCTTCATTGTAGATTATGCACACACACCGGATGCGCTCGAAAATGTTTTAGACAGCGTAAACGATATCAGAACGAAAAACGAAAGACTAATTACGGTTTTCGGTTGTGGAGGCGACAGAGATCACTCAAAGAGACCTGAAATGGGAAATATTGCCACAAAGAAATCTACTTTGGCAATCATCACTTCAGATAATCCGCGAACAGAAGATCCGGCAGTGATCATAAAAGAAATTGAGGCGGGTGTTGAGCCACAAAACTTCAGCAAGTACACTTCAATTCCGGACCGAAGAGAAGCGATAAAAATGGCAATAAAGTTTGCCGAACCAAAAGATATTATTGTCGTTGCCGGAAAAGGTCACGAAAATTATCAGGAAATCAATGGGGTGAAACATCATTTTGATGACAAAGAAGTAATTAATGAGCTTTGGAAGCTTATGAGTAAATAA
- a CDS encoding cell division protein FtsQ/DivIB, whose product MKNKYRILKIAITVIILGFLLSFSLKKFGSQKITDNKISVKMNEKTPVYFIDEKDIREIVNKENPSRKVGDLNIPELERKINALPAVDSANVYLNLNGKLNLDIKQRVPVFRLNYKGKDFYVDEKGTEFPISRTYSHPCMLVTGDVKKDEYEKLADLVDKIDKDDFSKKYFIGISKYKDSYNLLTSEGNYKVEIGDLDNIELKVKGFKTFVEKYLVFQDPQKYKMISVKYQNQIVTTLNPYFKENDSILKASHKDLAKTPVAVVKKATSTSLKPKENTKPKAVVKPKEKKITPEKKTVTKPKTKAKVKIE is encoded by the coding sequence ATGAAAAATAAATACAGAATTTTAAAAATTGCCATTACAGTAATCATTCTTGGGTTCCTGCTGAGTTTCTCGTTGAAGAAATTTGGGAGTCAGAAGATTACGGACAATAAAATTTCTGTAAAAATGAATGAGAAAACTCCGGTTTATTTCATTGATGAAAAAGATATTCGTGAGATCGTCAATAAAGAAAACCCGTCACGGAAAGTCGGTGATTTGAATATTCCTGAACTGGAAAGAAAAATAAATGCGCTTCCGGCGGTTGACAGCGCTAATGTTTATTTAAATCTAAATGGAAAACTGAATCTGGATATTAAACAAAGAGTTCCTGTTTTCAGGCTTAATTATAAAGGAAAAGATTTTTATGTAGACGAAAAAGGAACAGAATTTCCGATTTCAAGAACCTATTCTCATCCGTGCATGCTGGTGACAGGAGATGTAAAAAAAGATGAATATGAAAAGCTGGCAGATCTGGTAGATAAGATTGATAAAGATGATTTCAGCAAAAAATATTTCATTGGGATTTCAAAATATAAGGACAGTTACAATCTTCTCACCAGCGAAGGAAACTATAAAGTTGAGATAGGAGATTTAGACAATATTGAATTAAAGGTAAAAGGTTTTAAAACTTTTGTTGAAAAATACTTAGTGTTTCAGGATCCTCAGAAATACAAAATGATTTCTGTAAAATATCAGAATCAAATTGTTACAACGCTGAATCCTTATTTTAAAGAAAATGACAGTATTTTAAAAGCCAGTCATAAAGATTTAGCAAAAACTCCGGTTGCAGTAGTAAAAAAAGCGACTTCAACTTCTTTAAAGCCAAAAGAAAATACAAAGCCAAAAGCGGTCGTCAAACCAAAAGAGAAAAAGATAACTCCGGAAAAGAAAACGGTCACAAAACCGAAGACTAAAGCAAAGGTTAAAATAGAATAA
- a CDS encoding FtsW/RodA/SpoVE family cell cycle protein, whose amino-acid sequence MNEQNIESRFEFLKGDKVLWMVILVISIFSIFPVYSASSNLEYIVNNGTTTGHVMKHMFFVVLGLAIMRLVGTVKYEYMGKLSSIMLGLMIILLIVTMFTGQTIDGASASRWLKIPGTPISFQPSSFAFLMLIIYLCRYLTKKITRERLPIENVMYIFGPILLVFVLVAKDNGSTALMILMVSVIVLIIGQLHWKYIAGFISASFVAIALFLLIALNTNMIGGNRVHTWMSRIETFTSSKAKSADVDDESVKAKNYQVMQAKAAIVHGGITGMGPGKSALKQMLPQSASDFIFAVIVEEYGLIGAGFLISMYLIMIVRIVMIASKMPAFFGSLLVLSLGVMIFIQLAVNIAVAVNLIPVTGQPLPLISYGGTSMLVTYMQLGIILNISSRIQIYDEEGMGKKQSIVEINDIA is encoded by the coding sequence ATGAACGAACAGAATATAGAAAGCAGATTCGAATTTCTAAAGGGCGACAAAGTACTTTGGATGGTCATTCTTGTGATCTCCATTTTCTCTATTTTCCCGGTATATTCTGCAAGTTCAAATCTTGAATATATTGTAAATAACGGGACCACAACGGGTCACGTAATGAAGCATATGTTCTTTGTAGTTTTAGGTTTGGCAATCATGCGATTGGTAGGAACTGTGAAGTATGAATACATGGGAAAACTCAGCAGCATTATGTTGGGTTTAATGATTATTCTCTTGATTGTCACAATGTTTACAGGGCAAACGATTGATGGGGCAAGTGCCTCAAGATGGCTGAAGATTCCCGGAACACCGATTTCATTCCAACCGTCATCTTTTGCATTTTTAATGTTGATTATTTATCTGTGCAGATATTTAACCAAGAAAATTACCAGAGAAAGGCTTCCGATTGAAAATGTAATGTACATTTTCGGGCCGATTTTGCTGGTTTTTGTATTGGTTGCAAAAGATAATGGTTCTACTGCGTTGATGATTTTAATGGTTTCAGTAATTGTTTTGATTATCGGGCAACTGCACTGGAAATACATTGCAGGGTTTATCTCTGCATCATTTGTTGCCATTGCATTGTTTTTATTAATTGCTTTAAATACCAATATGATTGGCGGAAACCGTGTTCATACATGGATGAGCCGTATCGAAACATTCACATCGAGCAAAGCAAAATCTGCTGATGTTGATGATGAAAGTGTAAAAGCAAAAAATTATCAGGTAATGCAGGCAAAAGCAGCTATCGTTCATGGTGGAATTACCGGAATGGGACCAGGAAAATCTGCGTTAAAGCAAATGCTTCCGCAATCTGCTTCCGATTTTATTTTTGCTGTAATTGTTGAAGAATATGGTTTAATAGGAGCAGGATTTCTCATCAGTATGTATCTGATTATGATTGTCAGAATTGTAATGATTGCCAGTAAAATGCCTGCATTTTTTGGCTCATTGCTCGTGCTCAGTCTCGGGGTAATGATCTTCATACAATTAGCGGTAAATATTGCCGTTGCTGTGAATCTTATTCCGGTTACAGGACAGCCCTTGCCACTGATTAGTTACGGAGGAACATCGATGCTGGTAACCTACATGCAGCTCGGAATTATCTTAAATATTAGCTCAAGAATCCAGATATATGATGAAGAAGGAATGGGTAAAAAACAAAGCATTGTCGAGATAAACGACATTGCATAA
- the murG gene encoding undecaprenyldiphospho-muramoylpentapeptide beta-N-acetylglucosaminyltransferase, which produces MNKKLKVLLSGGGTGGHIFPAIAIADEIKKRFPDAEFLFIGANGKMEMEKVPQAGYKIEGIDIAGIDRGNMLSNLGLPFKILKSLSKSKRIIKNFAPDFAVGTGGFASGPALYEASKMGIPIFIQEQNAHAGVTNKILSKKAKAVFTAYPKVEGFPAEKIKFLGNPIRENIISGMQETSSAKEKLDLDRNKLTILSVGGSLGSRTLNNAWKENLEKIKEKGYQLIWQTGKLDYKEIVDSCQLSVDGNNQQPINNQIQIKEFIKDMETAYSAADVIVSRAGAIAISELAVAQKPVLLVPFPFAAEDHQTKNAMNLVEKNAAKMVRDSEMQEKFWNTLSEICENENVRKEMSENLKYFAKPNAAKEIVDEIVKASTGSA; this is translated from the coding sequence ATGAACAAAAAACTAAAAGTATTGTTATCAGGCGGCGGAACAGGAGGGCACATCTTCCCGGCAATCGCTATTGCGGACGAGATCAAAAAAAGATTTCCTGATGCTGAGTTTTTGTTCATTGGAGCCAACGGAAAAATGGAAATGGAAAAAGTTCCGCAAGCTGGCTACAAAATAGAAGGAATTGACATTGCAGGAATAGACAGAGGAAATATGTTATCCAATTTAGGGTTGCCTTTCAAAATTTTGAAAAGTTTATCTAAATCTAAAAGAATAATAAAAAATTTCGCTCCCGATTTTGCAGTAGGAACAGGAGGTTTCGCAAGCGGACCAGCTTTGTATGAAGCCAGTAAAATGGGAATTCCGATTTTTATTCAGGAACAGAATGCTCATGCAGGAGTGACGAATAAAATTTTAAGTAAAAAAGCAAAAGCCGTGTTTACTGCCTACCCAAAAGTGGAAGGCTTTCCGGCTGAAAAAATAAAGTTTTTGGGAAATCCTATTCGTGAGAATATTATTTCAGGAATGCAGGAAACTTCTTCGGCTAAAGAAAAACTAGATTTAGATAGAAATAAACTGACCATTTTATCGGTTGGTGGTTCTTTAGGATCGAGAACATTAAACAACGCTTGGAAAGAGAATTTAGAAAAAATAAAAGAAAAAGGGTATCAGTTAATCTGGCAAACCGGAAAGTTGGATTACAAAGAAATTGTTGATAGTTGTCAGTTGTCAGTTGATGGAAATAACCAACAACCAATTAACAACCAAATACAAATAAAGGAATTCATCAAAGACATGGAAACCGCTTATTCAGCGGCCGATGTCATTGTTTCAAGAGCGGGAGCGATTGCCATTTCAGAATTGGCGGTAGCGCAGAAACCTGTTTTATTGGTTCCATTTCCATTCGCAGCGGAAGATCATCAAACTAAAAATGCGATGAATCTCGTTGAAAAAAATGCAGCCAAAATGGTAAGAGATTCTGAAATGCAGGAAAAATTCTGGAATACATTATCAGAAATCTGCGAAAATGAAAATGTAAGAAAAGAAATGTCTGAAAATCTGAAATATTTTGCCAAACCCAATGCGGCAAAAGAGATTGTGGATGAGATAGTTAAGGCTTCGACAGGCTCAGCCTGA
- the mraY gene encoding phospho-N-acetylmuramoyl-pentapeptide-transferase, producing the protein MLYYLYEYLTSQGIHIPGMGMLRYISFRAGMAVLLSLTIALVYGKSIINYLRGKQMGELVRDLGLDGQKQKEGTPTMGGFIIIIATLIPVLLFTRITNIYIVLLIVTVIWMGAIGFIDDYLKKIKKNKDGLSGKFKIVGQVGLGLIVGVTMYFHPDITVKRKYADAKVVNRNNVEQNFMPTEKITVSTVPFTKNNEFDYSGILFWMNDKDAHEWAWIVFIPIVIFIVTAVSNGANITDGIDGLAAGTSTIILLALAFFAYVSGNIIFADYLNIMFLPNMGETTIFAVAMVGAVIGFFWYNTYPAQVFMGDTGSLMLGGVIAVLAVVLRKELMIPVLCGIFLIENISVMLQVVVFKYRKRKYGLEHAQNNRLFKMSPLHHHYQKDGFHESKIVNRMIIIGVMLAIVCLITLKMR; encoded by the coding sequence ATGTTATACTACTTATACGAATATTTAACGAGCCAAGGCATCCACATTCCGGGAATGGGAATGTTGAGGTACATTTCGTTTCGCGCAGGGATGGCTGTTTTGCTTTCATTGACGATTGCCCTCGTTTATGGAAAAAGCATCATCAATTACCTGAGAGGAAAACAAATGGGCGAGTTAGTTCGTGATTTAGGATTAGACGGACAAAAACAAAAAGAGGGAACACCTACAATGGGAGGTTTCATCATTATTATTGCGACTTTAATTCCGGTTTTACTGTTTACAAGAATTACCAACATTTATATTGTTCTTTTGATCGTAACGGTGATCTGGATGGGAGCAATTGGTTTTATAGATGATTATTTAAAGAAAATAAAGAAAAATAAAGATGGATTAAGCGGGAAATTCAAAATTGTAGGACAGGTCGGTTTAGGGCTAATTGTCGGAGTTACAATGTATTTCCATCCCGACATTACGGTTAAAAGAAAATATGCTGATGCAAAAGTAGTCAACAGAAATAACGTTGAACAAAACTTTATGCCGACAGAAAAAATTACTGTTTCTACCGTTCCTTTTACCAAAAATAATGAGTTCGATTACAGCGGAATTTTATTTTGGATGAATGATAAAGATGCCCACGAATGGGCATGGATTGTTTTTATTCCTATCGTTATTTTCATTGTAACAGCCGTTTCAAATGGAGCAAATATTACCGACGGAATCGACGGGCTCGCCGCAGGAACGAGCACCATTATTCTTCTGGCGCTTGCGTTTTTTGCATACGTTTCCGGGAATATCATTTTTGCAGATTATCTCAATATTATGTTCCTCCCGAATATGGGTGAAACTACCATTTTTGCCGTCGCAATGGTCGGTGCAGTAATCGGGTTTTTCTGGTACAATACCTATCCGGCGCAGGTTTTTATGGGAGATACCGGAAGTTTGATGTTGGGCGGTGTGATTGCTGTTTTAGCGGTTGTTTTAAGAAAAGAACTGATGATTCCTGTGCTTTGCGGGATTTTCTTAATCGAAAATATCTCAGTAATGCTGCAGGTGGTTGTCTTTAAATACAGAAAAAGAAAATATGGGCTGGAACATGCCCAAAATAATAGATTGTTTAAAATGTCTCCGCTTCATCATCATTATCAGAAAGACGGTTTTCACGAAAGTAAAATCGTTAACAGGATGATTATCATTGGGGTTATGTTGGCAATTGTATGTCTCATTACATTGAAGATGAGATAA
- the murD gene encoding UDP-N-acetylmuramoyl-L-alanine--D-glutamate ligase, with amino-acid sequence MKIVVLGGGESGCGAAYLAKKEGLEVFLSDKGAIKDHYKQFLTENDIEFEEENHDEERILNADWIVKSPGIPKKAEMINKIHEKGIRLSSEIEFASEFTDAKIIAITGSNGKTTTTSLIYYILKNDGLNVGLGGNIGYSFAKQVADENHEYYVLEVSSFQLDDIQNFRPYISLLLNLSKDHLDQYNYNYEEYALAKFRIAENQENDNFFIYNKDDEMSKNILEKFEIKAKMIPFSTNERLSEGGFVEEDKIVVKLKEEFSMKVDELSLLGNHNVANSLAASIAGKILEINNESIRNSLMTFQAVEHRLELVTEIEGVKYINDSKATNVNATYYALESMKNPTVWIVGGLDKGNDYTEIEDLVKRKVKAIVCLGIDNQKIIDFFKNKKEFIYSTSSMKDAVEISKSLAKSGDTVLLSPCCASFDLFKSYEDRGRQFKEQVLKN; translated from the coding sequence ATGAAAATAGTTGTTTTAGGAGGTGGCGAAAGCGGTTGTGGTGCTGCTTATTTGGCTAAGAAAGAAGGTTTGGAAGTATTTCTTTCAGACAAAGGAGCCATTAAGGATCACTATAAACAATTTCTTACAGAAAATGACATTGAGTTTGAAGAGGAAAACCACGATGAAGAAAGAATTTTAAATGCTGATTGGATTGTAAAAAGTCCGGGTATTCCCAAAAAAGCGGAAATGATCAACAAAATTCATGAGAAAGGAATCAGGCTTTCTTCTGAAATTGAGTTTGCTTCAGAGTTTACCGATGCCAAAATCATTGCCATCACAGGAAGCAATGGGAAAACAACGACTACTTCTTTGATCTATTATATCCTGAAAAACGACGGATTAAATGTAGGTTTAGGAGGAAATATAGGCTACAGCTTTGCAAAACAGGTTGCCGATGAAAACCACGAATATTATGTTTTGGAAGTAAGTTCTTTCCAGTTGGATGATATTCAGAATTTCAGACCGTATATTTCTTTATTGTTAAATCTGTCGAAAGATCATTTGGATCAGTACAATTATAACTACGAAGAATATGCTTTAGCGAAATTCAGAATTGCTGAAAATCAGGAGAATGACAATTTTTTCATCTACAATAAAGATGATGAAATGAGCAAAAATATTCTTGAAAAATTTGAAATTAAAGCGAAAATGATCCCTTTTTCAACAAATGAAAGATTGTCTGAAGGAGGTTTTGTGGAGGAAGATAAAATTGTGGTAAAACTGAAAGAGGAATTCTCAATGAAAGTTGATGAATTGTCTTTGTTAGGAAATCATAATGTAGCCAACAGCTTAGCGGCTTCAATTGCCGGTAAGATATTGGAAATCAATAATGAAAGTATCAGAAATTCATTGATGACTTTTCAGGCGGTGGAGCACAGATTGGAGCTTGTTACAGAAATTGAAGGGGTAAAATACATCAACGACAGCAAAGCAACCAATGTAAATGCAACTTATTATGCCTTAGAAAGCATGAAAAATCCTACAGTTTGGATTGTCGGAGGTTTAGACAAAGGAAATGACTATACCGAAATTGAGGATTTAGTTAAAAGAAAAGTAAAGGCAATTGTTTGTTTAGGAATTGATAATCAAAAGATTATTGACTTCTTCAAAAACAAAAAAGAATTTATTTACAGCACTTCAAGTATGAAAGATGCGGTAGAAATCTCAAAATCATTAGCTAAAAGTGGTGATACGGTTTTACTTTCACCTTGTTGTGCAAGCTTTGATCTTTTCAAAAGCTATGAAGACAGAGGTCGTCAGTTTAAAGAGCAAGTGTTAAAAAATTAA